The following proteins are co-located in the Pseudomonadota bacterium genome:
- a CDS encoding LysR substrate-binding domain-containing protein gives TLLRRTTRNVALTEAGQIFLDEIRPALSQIARAQRLAQSAAAGESGRLSVAYMDFAINGPLPAILNAFRIAHPGVSIDLAHMWTERQREAITAGDIDIGFLIGPFAAPGIDSMTVLDERFVAVLPEAHPLAEKRRIRLADLRAEPFILGASAFWGPYRRLVDELCLAAGFTPIVVQEAHNSDGIFGLVAAGMGVSIYVEGARNFALRGCVIRPFESLDASVATTAVWRADNPSPMIANFIETIAAHRT, from the coding sequence ACCCTGCTGCGGCGCACCACGCGGAACGTCGCGTTAACCGAAGCGGGGCAAATTTTCCTCGATGAGATACGCCCTGCCCTATCTCAGATCGCGCGCGCGCAGCGCCTCGCCCAAAGTGCGGCGGCGGGAGAATCTGGCCGGCTCTCCGTCGCCTATATGGATTTTGCCATCAACGGCCCGCTGCCCGCCATTCTCAACGCCTTCCGCATCGCGCATCCCGGCGTGTCCATCGATCTCGCGCATATGTGGACCGAACGCCAGCGCGAGGCCATCACCGCCGGCGATATCGATATCGGATTCCTGATTGGCCCGTTCGCCGCACCCGGCATCGACAGCATGACGGTGCTCGACGAGCGTTTCGTCGCTGTCCTCCCCGAAGCCCACCCGCTCGCCGAAAAGCGCCGGATTCGGCTCGCCGATCTGCGCGCCGAGCCCTTCATCCTCGGCGCCAGCGCCTTTTGGGGCCCCTACCGGCGCCTGGTAGACGAGCTATGTCTCGCCGCCGGCTTCACGCCCATTGTCGTTCAGGAAGCGCATAATTCCGACGGCATCTTCGGCCTGGTGGCTGCGGGCATGGGGGTCTCGATCTATGTCGAAGGCGCGCGCAACTTCGCCCTGCGCGGCTGCGTCATCCGTCCCTTCGAAAGCCTCGACGCCAGCGTCGCCACGACGGCAGTCTGGCGTGCCGACAACCCATCGCCAATGATTGCAAATTTCATCGAAACAATTGCCGCCCATCGTACGTAG